The DNA window GGAAGAGGCTGTCTGGAGCCTTTCTCCTCACCTCCCAGTGAAATCTCTCACTTCTCAGAGGCACTCAACAGCTCTCACACAGGCAGATTGTTGGCTGCTATTTTAGTCTGCCTGTCCTGTGGGACAGCTGGAGATGAGAGCTCCCCGGCACAGCATAAAGGCTGGGGCTGATCTTTACCAGAAATACCAGGATTGAGGGCTGGAAGGGTTTCCTTTGAAAGCAATAATAGTTAAGTAGCTGCTGGTGGAGCAGGTCAGGGTCAGAAGCTGTGCTTCACTGGGCAGACAAGGCTTAGAGCAAGGCCAGTTTAGAAGAGCTCTCACTGCAGCAaagctggatttggggttttggtgaCCTGTCCTTGTCACCaacaatttttgggggtttgtggTTGCTCAGCAGGACATGCATAGAGTCCTGCTGCAGACTGTCTCCTTGTCTCCCTTCTGCACATGAGTTTCCTCTGAGTAATaaacatttccagcagcactgtTGTGGCAGCTCCTCATCTCCATGCACAGCATGCTGTAGCATGTGCAGCAAGGAAGGAGTGAGGTTCCTTGCAGAGTGCCCACGCTCTGCTCCTACAGCCTGTTTCCTTGACCCTTACAGCCTGTTTCCTGGACTCCATGGCCACACTGGGGCTGGCAGCTTATGGTTATGGCATCCGCTATGAGTTTGGGATCTTCAACCAGAAGATTGTCGATGGATGGCAGGTACTTGGGAaactcagtttcttcctctgtttCATGCAATGGGCAAGGCCTGGATGTAAAAGGCACTGCAGTGCCTTGAGCTACTCCTAAACTGGGCATTTGAGTCCGTCACTCAACAAGATGATGCGAGAGTTGAGCCACAGGACATGGCTGACACCTGAGGTCTGCCTGCCTGCGTCTCCACAGTGCAGCTGCAACAGCCCCAAAGTCTCATCCAGCTTGGCAGTGAGTCAGCAAAGCAGTCAGACTAAGGATGGAGATGTGCCTAAATACCTCAGGAAGGTGTCTGGCAGAGGATGTGTTTGATCATGATGGAACGTGGGAAAGTGCCTGGGGTGATTGCTGCTCCTGTGGTTTCCCTGGTCAATGGCAGACAGGACTTAAACAGCAATTTTCCTGTAGCATTAGTGACCATActatttttcagtgaaaataggCTAAAAAACTGCCCCAGCTAGCAGTTTTTCTTACTGTGTGCCTGGAAATGGTTTTCATTAGGAGACTTACCTTGCTTCAGAGTATAAAGTatctttttctccttaaaacaCCACTCTGCAACTCAGGGACGATGAGAGGTTTAAAGgttgttttttcctgcttctccaCAAAGGAGCTGCAATGCTAGGCCCCATAAATGGTGAAAACAGGGAGGGGAAATTTTTCCCTGCGTTTGACTTCatgtttcttaaaaaagaaCAGAGGTGGTGGCATGCTGGGCTGTGGCACTCCTCCCTGCCTTGCCCCTCCTTGTCCCACTATCTCCCCCTTCCTTCCTTTAAGTCCCTCCCCCCCACAGCAGAGAAATTCATGGAGGCAGAAAGCATCTCTGGATAACACTAGCCTGGGTGGCTCTGATGGATTCACTTTGCTCTCATTGCCACAGTTGTGAGCTGAGAGGAGAAACCCTCCCTGGCAGAGGGCAGAGCAGTTAACAAGACCTGGCTTACTGGGTGTGGCTTGTGGCCAGGAACAGTGACACTGGGTGCCACATCCCACATACTCCACAATCCACAGTCAAACTGGATGTAAAGGACTGGAGACAGACCAAGTGCAGTGGTCTGTGCAGTTTGGGTGGTTTAAACCTTAACAAAGGTTTGTAGAGGCTGATTTATTTATGCCAGCTGGGATGCAGTCATCCAAGTTTTGGAAAGCCCAGCTATCCTCTAGAGGCCTCTGCATATCCATTTTTAAAGCCAGCTTGCTGGAGCTTTGCTTTCAGATCGATCTCCCTTCAAAGAGCCTTGTTCAGCCTTCACTTGGAGCCACGAGCCACTCCTTGAAGCCCATGTGCCTCTTGCAGGTGGAGGAGGCGGATGATTGGCTGCGCTACGGCAATCCCTGGGAGAAGGCTCGTCCCGAGTACATGCTCCCAGTGCACTTCTACGGCCGTGTGGAGCACACTCCCGAGGGGGTGAAGTGGATCGACACCCAGGTACCACCATCTGtctccctgctgggctggaaaaggccAGGCAGGGTAACCCTGGGCTGCCTGAGGTCTTCAGGCTTTGCTTCTCCCCCAGACTGGCCAAACTGCATCTGCTACCCTTGCAGTTACAAAGGTGACTTCGTAGCCTATGAGGTTTGAGGAGATAAAAGCTTCTGTTGAATTGTTGCAGCAGGATTTGAGAAGAAAGAGGGATCTATTGATCTCCAGGGCAAAGCCCCAGTCTTCCATGGACTTTTGTTAGAGGAGAATTGTAGGCTCCTTCCACGTTGCTCCTGGCCATTGCTCACTCACACCCTGTAGATTTTCAGGTGGTTCTGATGCTGCTGCTATGCAGGGGCATGGAGCAATCCTGTGGGTGTTTAATTCTTGTTATGAGAGCAAGTTCCtctttcccagagcagctcaaTGGGCAGAGTGCTGTCAGGGAAGGCTGGAGACATGGATTCCAGTTTCCAGTCTGCCTGGAGGCCTTGTTTTGTGGCATCATGGAGCACAAACACCCTTTCAGCCTCTCCCACAGTTGAGGAGGTAATGCTGTACTTCAGGAGCTCGTGCTTGTTCAGGCTACTGCATCATAGGTGCATTCCCATCTTGCTGCTGACAGTGGCACAGGGTTATTAAAAGGATTGAAGATGCTTCAGCCTCTCCtctgtaagcactgctcagggTAGAGGAAGGAAGGACAGTCAGTTTCTCTGTGATTCAGGGAGATGACCTAACCTTGTTCCCATAATGTTCAGTGGTCTCTCAGCCTGATGGACCAGCTCAGTTAATCCGAGGAGCTCACAGTCACAGACCCCAGCCATTCTCTTCAGCTCCAAGAGCTGAAGCTGTTACAGAGTCACCTGGGCCTGTTCAGAGGAGAAATAAACCATTTTATTTCTGGTTGTCAGAGGCCGTGCAGTGACCTAGGCCATTGCCAGATGACAGTGCAGGGGTTCAACACCACAGCCCCGGCACAGGGAACATTTTGGAGGAGCTGTGTCAGAGGTCTCTGGCCCCCAGGTGCAGCAGGCATCCATTTGAGCACCAAGTACCATTGCATTTCAGCATGCCTTTCTTCTGATCCTGCTGGTAGTCTGGGGTTTCAGGGATCCCAAACACTGCTTCCTACAAGGACGTGAGTTTTCACATAGGACTGCTTAGGCAACAAGttggaaaggctggaaaaagcCAAAGATGCAGTCTCCAAATATAGCACGGCTGAGTTCATGTGATGTGTGCCCCGGTCCCTGGGCaggctccctgcctgcttccaTGTTCGGAACTGGTAACAACAGCTTGGAAAGCTGAGCTCTTGCTCATTCTCCCCAGAGGGTAGGTGTTGCTGATGCCAGCACAAAGGGGCTGTTAAGGACCAACATGCTGATCTGCCCAGGTTTTCCCTGCTGTGTGAGCTGGGAGCTCCAGGGTTACTCACCGTAGCCATGTGTGCAGCCTCCTGAGGCCTAAGCATCATCTGCAAACTGCACAGAGAGTTTCACACTCATGTTCAGTTCAGGTGCTGGAGATCTCAGTAGAGTTATCCAGGCAGGTTCAACAAACCCTGAATATTGGGTGGATGGCTCTGGAAATGGTGCTGCAGTTGTAGGGTTTGGTCCTGGCAGGTTGCAGAAGGCTAATGGGCAGGATTCAGGCTGTGGAGTTAATCACAGATGGAAACACAAAAGTCCAAGCTGCCCTGGCTCTACCCCAGCACACCCCAGACAGAATCACGGTGGGCAGCTGAGGGTGCTTTCACTGCTCTGAGAGCAACCCCAGTTGGTATAGGAGGGTCAGCAGGTTTCTTGCAACTCCCTCTTGAATTTGTTTGGTGGGGTTGTAACTCCAGTTGGTCAGTAAAGCTCCAGAGCTCTGGTTCCCTATGAATGCTTTCCCAGTAGGTGGTGGAAGTGCCTATGATAGCAGGGAAATCGGTGAGGCTCAGCAGGTGTATTTTAGTGAGGTGAGAGTCCTTCCACAGCCAGGACTTGTCTTTATCCTCTGGATTCTTCCTGCAGAGGTTTCAGCCACTGTCCCACAttctctgagctgtgctgtgaccAGGGGGGAATATTGTCCTTTCCAGGTTGTCCTTGCCATGCCTTACGACACCCCAGTGCCTGGATACAAGAACAACACTGTGAACACCATGAGACTCTGGTCTGCCAAGGCACCAAATGACTTCAACCTCCAGGAGTGTAAGTGCTGTCCTTCCGCTGCCTCTCCtctggccaggctgggacactgtTGTCCCTTTGTTCATGGCACCTGGCACAGCACTTCACATCTGGCCTGCTTTGTATTTATCTCATAGCTAtctccaaaacacagcactgtgtgCGAATCCATGGATCACACTACTCCCCAACTGCTTCCAGAGCCCTCATACACCAGGACACCCACCCATCTCCTTTTGCCACTCTAGTACCTTTCATACATGTACATTCCCATTCTGTTCCATGAACACGGGCCTGAATATTCCTGTTACAAAATCTCTCTGcaagagaagagggaaaagtaTGGTGTCAGGGACCTGACTGAAtctcttcagctgctgcagtgctgtgtgtaTTTCTCTCCCTGCAGTCAATATGGGTGACTACATCGAGGCAGTGTTGGACAGAAACCTGGCAGAAAACATATCCAGAGTTCTATACCCAAATGATAACGTGAGTGACTTGCTTGCCTTTCTTCCCTGTTGCTCAGAATTATCCTTCCTGCAGTTGTATCTCCTTGTTTGCAAACTCTGGAAGGTCATGGCCATCTGATGCTTGTTGCTCTGCTTTAATACAGTAGATTATCCCTATAATTCCCAGTGAACAGGTGTGGCTCTGCTGGCTTCAGAGGGTCTTTCCTGACTGATTGGCAGCTAAGAGTCTGGCCTATATGATGTAGCTGCTCTGTTCCATGCTGAGGAGGGGAAGACATTACTCCTTCAGCTTCAAGGCAGTTGCCAGTTTACACGGTGGGGACTCATCTCCATCCCTAATTCAAGGGATTTCTCACTGCAAGGGCTGTCCCAGGCCAAGCACTCACTGGGCTCTGGGTCCAAAAGGGAAGAGCCCTCATATCTAGTCATGGATTGGCATCACTGCTGGAGAAGCAAATATCCTGCACTTTACCCCACACCCTATCAAACCTGCAGGTGTTTTAAAACAGACCAGCAGAAAGCACAGTGTGTAGGAGGCAGCTGGTATGTCCAGAGGCACTTCTGGCTATTGCAGAAAGCCCAAAATCCTTTGTCCAAAAACCCTGAAAAGGATTTTGCTGCAagggagggagctgtgctggctctgtAGGAGGAGCATGGATGGGGCAGGCTCTGTTGCTCTCTCTGGAAGCAGCTGTTTGGGATGCCAAGCCCCTTGTGAGTCCCTGCAGCTGTTGTCCACACCAGAGACATATGAGAAACATCCACATTTGCCCTGGTGAGGAGCCAAATATCTGAAGGGTTGGGAAGCCCCTTGGAGTGCAGAGGAGCATCTCCAGGGCTTTGGCTGCCAGGTGGGgatggcagctgcagctctgatgGATGTGGTGTCCCCACTCGTAGTTCTTTGAAGGCAAGGAGCTGCGGCTGAAGCAGGAGTACTTTGTGGTGGCTGCCACCCTCCAGGACATCATCCGCCGCTTCAAGTCCTCCAAATTCGGCTGCCGAGACCCTGTGAGAACATGCTTTGAAACCTTCCCAGACAAGGTGAGTTTCTAGCACCGGGGAAATTTCAGCCAGACCTGCCTGTCATGAGGGAGAGCAGAATGCTCAGGACTAAATGGGGGCATTTATACAAACACCCTGTCAGTTTGGGTTGTAAAAGAGATGATCTCCAGGCCTattttcccagggaaaaaatTGTAATTTGGAGCAAAACTTGAAAAGTTTGAATAGCTCCATTGATGAGAGGTCTGTCTGTTTCTGGGTTGTGAGTCATGAGAAGAGCTTTGGGGCTGACCCTTACCCCAACCTCTGAGCGTGCAGGGCACTGTCACAGCCCTGTCACTGCCAGAACTGAGACTAGCAAGTCTGTGTTGCAGGTGGCTATTCAGCTAAATGACACCCACCCTGCCCTGTCCATACCAGAGCTCATGCGGATCCTGGTGGATGTGGAGAAAGTGGACTGGGACAAGGTGAGCAGAGTTGGGAGGACCATGCTGAACCTTGCAGGGGAAGGACCTGTGggatttccttttccctcctggcCTGGGTGCATGTGCATTAACCTGCTGTTTGTAATGCAGGCCTGGGAGATCACAAAAAGGACCTGTGCCTACACCAACCACACCGTGCTGCCTGAAGCCCTGGAGCGCTGGCCGGTCTCCATGTTTGAGAAGCTGCTGCCACGCCACCTGGAGATCATTTATGCCCTTAACCAAATGCACCTCGATGTAAGGGACTGGTCCCAGGCTGTGGGAACCCTGGGGATCTTGATGTGACCACCTTTAGGATGGGAATGCTCCTAGGTCCTGTGGCTGTGTCACTCatgtccctctccctgcctgcagcgTGTGGCAGCTCTGTACCCAGGGGACATCGACCGTCTGCGGAGGATGTCGGTGATCGAGGAGGGAGACTGCAAGCGGATCAACATGGCTCATCTCTGCGTCATTGGCTCCCACGCCGTCAATGGCGTGGCCCGCATCCACTCCGACATCGTGAAGAACTCAGTGTGAGCTGGGACATAGCCAGGCACCCTCTCTGCCCACTGGGCTTTGCCTGccagctgggaaggagcagctggggcagctgggTGTCCAGGTCTGCTTTGGTTGCCTTGCTGGGGAGACTCTCTCCCTTTGGAGCTGGTGAAACTCTTGGCAGTACTGCTGAGGGAGGGGGTGAGAGGCAGCAAAGAGTTCACAGCTGTTACAGGGAGAGTGACAGAGTCAATCCTGAGTCAGGAGCACACACTGTGGGGGGTCCAGCTGTACCTCTGGGTGGTGGTGTGTGGCTCAGAGCTCTATGGTGTTTCAGGTTCAAGGATTTCTATGATCTGGAGCCAGAAAAGTTTCAGAACAAGACCAATGGCATCACGCCGAGGCGCTGGCTCCTGCTGTGCAACCCAGGACTGGCTGACATTATTGCTGAGGTGAGTGGTGAGCATGTGAGGTGAGGGGCTGAGCATGATCCCTTTGGTCACCTCTTCCTGTGGTCTGGTCAGCCCTGAGGCTGACACgtggcagctctgtggggacagCCGGGAGGACCATGCTGAGGTACATGTAAGGTGTGAGATTGGCTGGGCTCTAAAGGTGATGGGGAAGAGTTGGccaaaaaaacctgcagaaatCTGCATCTGGTCCCTGCCCTCGTGGGGACTGCACACAGGGACAACCAATCACAGGGTGTCTGCACAAGTGTGCAGCTTCATAAGCACAAAGGAGCTCCTGTGGAGGCCCAGCCCCAGTTCTGTCCCTTCTGTTTCCCAGGCCCTTTAGGACAGGTTTTTACATCACACTGCAACATGCCACGGCTGAATATCATCCTGCAATTAAATGCATCTTCATGTCCTGCCCATCAGTTTCTCCAGCTGGCAAGAAGCCGTGGCATATGTGCACACACCCTCCCTCTTTCTGCTAAAACTCCTTGAGAAAGGGGGACTTGTCCAAATTTTTACTAGTGCCCTGTTTCCATTTGGCTTCTTTGTGACACAGAGAAGTAACCTCACCATGAGAAACTGTAGCCCTTTTCCTGGCCACACTGCCTATTCCAGTTCCCAGTGGGACAGTGGCACCTCTGCTGGGGAAGGGCAGTTGTGGACTGGGTGAAGTGTCTCATGACATTCCTGGTTTGTTGTTTTAGAAAATTGGTGAAAGCTTTATCACAGATCTGAGCCAGCTGAAGAAGCTACTGGAATTCATTGATAATGAGACTTTTATCAGGGACGTGGCAAAAGTCAAGCAGGTAACATGCACTGGAGGTGGCCCAGGGGAAGAGGGCTAACATAGCACCATGCTGCCAGGAACATCCCAGCAGCGAATGCTCACTTCTGATGCAAGTCCTGAGAACTCATGCCTGTATTCTTCTGCCAGGAGAACAAGCTAAAGTTTGCAACCTACTTGGAGGAGCAGTACAAGGTGAAGATCAACCCTATGTCCATGTTTGATGTCCAGGTGAAGCGAATCCATGAGTATAAGCGGCAACTGCTGAACTGCCTGCACGCCATCACCCTCTACAACCGTAAGTCCCCCAGCCTCTCACTGCCAGGACTTCTCTCCAGGAGGGAAGACAGAGTGTCTGGAGGGTGATACAGAGCTCTGGGGAAAAGCTCACAGCCCAAATCTCCAGGCCAGGTAACCTCCACACCTGTTCTGCAGGTGTCAAGACCGACCTGGTGCAAGTTAAGACCCCATTTCCCACTGTATATTTGGAGCCCCTGCACATTCCCAAAGGGAGGCAAGTCATTGGAGCTCTGCACTGTTCTGGCTTGAGTAGTTCTCTAAGGATCTGAATCTGCAAGGATTCTGTTGCCATTTTTTGCTCACCATGTCTCATTGGGCTTCAGGGTCCTGCAAGGATGATGGGTCCTTGTGATGTGGGTTGAGATCCCAGCCCATCTCTGATCCAGGCAGTAAACTCTGCCCAGTTTATCTTCAGTTCTGaagattttaattattttttttttaaagatcaaaTTTGACCtttcaaatttgaaaaaattTTGAAGAAAGATCCCTGCTCTTACAGGCATCAGATGTAATCCATCCAAATCCTTTGTGCCCAGGACCATTATGATTGGAGGAAAGGTAACCTGCATTCCAGACTTGGTGCATGTGTGGCTCAAGGGGTGGGTGGGGAAGGTCCTGTCCCCTTTCCATGGCTTTGCTGGGCCTGCTGTAGATTAGTCAGCAGTAGGAAACAGCTCCATGGACTAACTGGACTGAGCAAGGCTCCATCACTATTACCCCATGGCTCAGCACCTTTCCTGCCAATAGGGTGTTTTTCCTAATTCATGGCTGGGAGAATTAGGATTGTTCAGGGTCTGGGGAGACTTTATTGTAGTCTTTCAGTACTTGAAGTGGGCCTTttaagaaagatggggacaaaTGTTTTAGCAGGATCTGTTGTGATAGGACTAGGGATAGGGGTTTTAAATTGAAGGAGGGTTAATTTAGATTAGATCTaaggtgggaatttttttctgtcagtgtGGTGAcccactggaacaggttgccccAAGGTGATACATGCTCCAtctctggaaacattcaagaTAGGTTGAATGGAGCTCTcaacaacctggtctagttgaTGTGCCTGCTTATTGCAGGGGGGTTGGACTACATGTCTTataaaggtcctttccaacccaaaccatgctgTGATTCCATGTGAACAGTAGAGGTGAGGCTCAGACTCCCTGCAGTGAGGACCCCACACTGGCATCTCTCATGCTCTCCCTTCCTTAAAAGCTTTCCCCATTTCTGGGCTGCTCTTCTTCAGGCGGCCCCTGGCTACCACATGGCCAAGATGATCATCAAACTCATCACATCCATTGGTGAGGTCATCAACAACGACCCCTATGTGGGGGACAAGCTCAAGGTCATCTTCCTGGAGAACTACCGGGTATCCCTGGCTGAGAAGGGTATGTCTGGTCTTTTGTAAGCATGTGTCAGAAGTTGGGCATGTGCTAGCCAAGCCCAGGAACGGGCTGGCCTGAGAGGCTGATGTAGCAGGACACCTGCCTGTCCCCTAGCAAGAGCCTGAAGGCTCCACACAGGGCAGGAAGCCAGCTTCATGCAGGTCTGGCATCAGGTGCATGGGGTCATGGCAAAGctgagcctggctccagagaTGTGCTGTTTGGGCTGAGGGCAAGGTCAGAAGGGCCATTGGCAAATGCCAGTCCTGGTTGTGGGGAGCTGCAATGTGCCAAGGATTAACTCCTACCTCTCTTGCACCTGGCAGTGATCCCAGCAGCGGATCTCTCCCAGCAGATCTCCACAGCTGGCACGGAGGCCTCAGGTACTGGCAACATGAAGTTCATGGTGAATGGAGCCCTCACCATTGGTACCATGGACGGGGCCAATGTGGAGATGGCTGAAGAGGCAGGCGAAGAAAATCTCTTCATATTTGGCATGCGAGTGGAGGATGTGGAGGCCCTGGATCGGAAAGGGTTGGTGCACACCAGGGCTTGTCAGATGGGgatgcagagctcagctctggtGGGGAGAGCCACATTCTCTGGGAGGGGAACCTTCCTCTCtgggcagctctggagcaggaaaaagcaaggGGCTAGAGGCAGTCTTTGCCTTGGGCTGCAAGGATTCGGCTCACCCAGAGCACCGTGGCTGTGAGTGGGACATGGCACAAAGGGTATCAGTCAGACACAGCTGCTGGTTGGAGCCATGAGCAGGGTGCTCTgatggacacagccctgggagcagggccccTCACTCAGGAGCTGTACCACATCCttgcctgccctgcctgccccagaCACAAGGGCCccaggaagagcagcagtgccTAGAGCCTGTCTCTGCTGGGCACAGGTACAACGCCCGGGAGTACTACGAGAGCCTGCCCGAGCTGCGCCAGGCCATCGACCAGATCAGCAGTGGCTTCTTTTCTCCTCGAGACCCTGGCTGCTTCAAGGATGTTGTGAACATGCTCATGTACCACGACAGGTGAGTCCTGGGAAGCAtccctgtgcagcagggagcCCTGCCTGCTCATGGGAAGGTGTCTGTCCTGCCCAGAAGGCAAACCCCAGCCAGACTCTGCTTTGGGTTTCAGGTTTAAGGTGTTTGCAGACTACGAGGCCTACATTAAGTGCCAAGGGCAAGTGGACCAGCTGTTCATGGTAAGACAGGCCCACTGCTGAGTGGGAAGGCTGGGATCTTTGTCCATggcagtgcagtgggaaagctGGGGGTAACTGGGATGAGTGTGCTCCAGTGGAGCCCTTATGGATACTGCAGCACGTGTGTGCCTTGGGGCACGGTGAGGCAGGTTTGGCTGCTGTAGCAGCCCCACACTGTAGTGTTTTAAACCAACCAGTGCCCTGCAAGGCTGCAAACCAGGATGGAACTGAGTGAGCAACCGGGTACTGACATTGCCTCTCCTCTACCCAGGATCCC is part of the Poecile atricapillus isolate bPoeAtr1 chromosome 3, bPoeAtr1.hap1, whole genome shotgun sequence genome and encodes:
- the PYGB gene encoding glycogen phosphorylase, brain form, translated to MAAPLSDGDRRKQISVRGIAGLGDVAEVRKSFNRHLHFTLVKDRNVATPRDYYFALAHTVRDHLVGRWIRTQQHYYERDPKRIYYLSLEFYMGRTLQNTMVNLGLQNACDEAIYQLGLDLEELEEIEEDAGLGNGGLGRLAACFLDSMATLGLAAYGYGIRYEFGIFNQKIVDGWQVEEADDWLRYGNPWEKARPEYMLPVHFYGRVEHTPEGVKWIDTQVVLAMPYDTPVPGYKNNTVNTMRLWSAKAPNDFNLQEFNMGDYIEAVLDRNLAENISRVLYPNDNFFEGKELRLKQEYFVVAATLQDIIRRFKSSKFGCRDPVRTCFETFPDKVAIQLNDTHPALSIPELMRILVDVEKVDWDKAWEITKRTCAYTNHTVLPEALERWPVSMFEKLLPRHLEIIYALNQMHLDRVAALYPGDIDRLRRMSVIEEGDCKRINMAHLCVIGSHAVNGVARIHSDIVKNSVFKDFYDLEPEKFQNKTNGITPRRWLLLCNPGLADIIAEKIGESFITDLSQLKKLLEFIDNETFIRDVAKVKQENKLKFATYLEEQYKVKINPMSMFDVQVKRIHEYKRQLLNCLHAITLYNRIRCNPSKSFVPRTIMIGGKAAPGYHMAKMIIKLITSIGEVINNDPYVGDKLKVIFLENYRVSLAEKVIPAADLSQQISTAGTEASGTGNMKFMVNGALTIGTMDGANVEMAEEAGEENLFIFGMRVEDVEALDRKGYNAREYYESLPELRQAIDQISSGFFSPRDPGCFKDVVNMLMYHDRFKVFADYEAYIKCQGQVDQLFMDPREWTRKVIRNIACSGKFSSDRTITEYAREIWGVEPSATAIPPPNLPRN